A window of Ranitomeya variabilis isolate aRanVar5 chromosome 2, aRanVar5.hap1, whole genome shotgun sequence contains these coding sequences:
- the LOC143809467 gene encoding uncharacterized protein LOC143809467: MVEPKAVFSLLLVAGFHLSYSAPVDIPKPLQDLPTNIHSIEVLATILSIPSVPTQKQPTVLPTGGASNAPTPAGGNLVSSNAPRLVSVTGVKSTGSPVVVTSRPDNNSSQPVSPSNGVSSSITTPGSSSTTTGSVTGHNVAAAGPSVTPRADAHPSTVTGTVPIFNVNNRNISTFPIHAFTDSQPNNPVSSGIRPPIVNGPEFNPCPDQCPNGIIGNPPCICAIPGIQV; the protein is encoded by the exons ACTCTGCGCCGGTCGATATTCCAAAACCTCTGCAGGATCTTCCTACCAATATACACAGCATAGAAG TTCTAGCCACAATCCTCAGCATCCCTTCAGTTCCCACACAGAAGCAGCCAACTGTGCTCCCTACAG GCGGTGCCTCTAATGCTCCCACGCCTGCTGGTGGCAACCTCGTATCTTCTAACGCCCCAAGACTTG TATCTGTGACAGGAGTGAAAAGCACAGGATCTCCCGTAGTGGTCACCTCCAGACCAGACAATAATTCAAGTCAACCAGTCTCTCCGAGCAATG gCGTATCATCTTCTATCACCACCCCTGGCTCATCCAGCACCACCACAG GATCAGTGACTGGACATAATGTTGCTGCAGCAGGACCCTCTGTGACCCCAAGAGCTGACGCTCATCCAAGTACAGTCACAGGAACCGTCC CAATCTTCAATGTGAATAATAGAAACATCAGCACTTTCCCCATTCATG CCTTTACCGACTCACAACCTAACAACCCCGTCTCATCTGGAATCAGGCCTCCAATAGTCAATGGACCCGAGTTCAACCCCTGCCCAGACCAGTGCCCCAATG GTATTATTGGAAATCCTCCATGTATCTGTGCAATTCCAG GGATCCAAGTCTGA